TTGCCGTTTTCATCAGCCAGCTTTGATAGCTTTTTGCCAAGCTCAAGCTGTCTGCGGATTTTCATTTCGTATTCTTTCAGCTTCTCCTCTATAGTCATAACTTTGTTCTTATTCGTTACCATATCTTCGCGGTAGCGTTTTAAGAAGTAGCTGATAGTTTCAATTCTGATTTTTATAGCTCCCGTCGGCTTATTCTCATCGATATCTTTGAATGAGAAGTAAGGCGTACCGGATGACTCGACGATTTCCTGAACAACTGTATAGATAGGAGCGTCGTGTCCGCACTTGAAAGACGAAAGCTCAAGCGCAACTAAGTTCGGATGGCGTGCAGTGTACTTTGCAGCCCAGACTTTACGCGATGTATTTTCAGAGTAAGAATTTTTCCATACGTCATCAATATCCATAGGAGAGCGGAGCAATCCCGAGCGTACATCATCGCCGAAAAGCTTATCGAGTGTTTCATCATCAGTCGGCAATGCATCCTGGAAAAATACAGGATAGCCGAGCTTCTGAAACTCTTCAAGGATTTCGTGGTTGATACCCGGGTCATTATGATAAGGTCTTCCAAGCAGAACTATACCAATGCGGTCTTCGTTCTCTAACTGTGTAAGAACTTCTTTGGATTTTGTTTTTAAGTCTTCATAGAATTTATAGAATGCCTTGAAGCCTTCTTTAACTGCTCTGCGATTTTCTTCCTCGGATAATCCGAGACGGTCTTTGAATTCATTGAACAACTGCCTTGCAGTAAGCTGCTCGCTGTTCAATTGAATAAAAGGACAAAGGTATTCAAGTCCTGATTCTTTAAATAAGTCACCTTCTTTAGTGAAGGCAGCTTTAGCCGCTTCGATAGTTGCAGTGATAGTCGGGCATGCAGTGTGCGCCTGTGCATATTCTAAATCCGACGGCATTGTATCAACTATCGGAGCAAATATAAAATCTAATTTTTTCTTTTTATTCTGAACGTAAACTAAATTATGAATATGCGGAATCGCAACCTTCGAAGGAAAACATGGGTCAATGCTTCCGCGCTTGGCTCCGGCTTTATACATTTCTTCGGAAGTGTATTCGCTGAATACAAAATTGCCTGGTTTTATTCCCAGCGCTTCAAAGTAAGCAGTGAAGAAAGGAGTATGCGAGTACATGTTCAGTAAACGCGGAATACCAATAACAATTTTTTCTCTCTTTGCAATTTGCTCTAAACGTTTTGATATTTCTTCCTCTGAAGATTTATTCTTTAATAGTTTTTTTAACGGAGATTTATAAACCTGATTTCTTACATCTTCATCTGTGTCTTTTACAATCGGAGGTTTAAAGGTCATCCATACTTTCGTAGCAGCTTCATCAACTATATTCGGATTTGCTTTCTTGATTGTATCGAGTCCCGATTTAATTCCCTTCATATCGGCGATATCTTCTACAGTTCCTTTTTCGCAAGTCGCAATGATAAGCCGCTGAATTCCATCTTCCATAGGGACTTTGGATTTCGGGTTAACAATTTTTTCCGGCTGAATGATATTAAGCTCAACAAATTTTCTTTTTTCTTCTTCGAAAACTTCAGGAGCAATGTTATCTGTCTTAACATCAATAAAAGTCCTGAGACATTTATTCTTGCAGAAGTAACAGCGTGTATCTTCTGAGCGTGTTGTCTTATATAAAATCTGAGAAACTTTTTCTAAACCAATGAACTCTGTTCTATGACCATTATGATACAATCGGGCCGCTTCAATACCACACCCAATTGCGCCCGCTTCACCGGTGTGCCGGTGAACATAAATGTTAGGGGTAATGCCGGAGCCTTTGAAGCGCTCCTCTATAAAATCTACTTGGGATTTTACTGCAGCAAGATTATGCTGTGTTCCGCCCTGCAATACAAATGTAGAGCCGAGCTTTGCAAGATTCGGAATCTGCGATACATAGAGCCAGATATTTTTCGGAAGAACGTTTGCAAGTCCTGCCATAATCTCTTCTGCTTTCCATCCCTGGCGTTGGAAGTCAACAATATCGGACTGCATAAATACTGCGCAGCCGTAACCGAAAGTCGGGAATGTTGTAGCAGAGAAAGCAACGTTAGCAAATTCTTCTACTTCATATCCAAAGCCCTGAGCAGTGGACTGAAGAAAATATCCGTTACCGGCAGAGCACTGTGTATTCAGTTTAAAATCAACTACACGTCCCTGATTCAAAATTATAATTTTAATATCCTGTCCGCCAACGTCACAGATGACATCGGTCTCAGGATAGAAATGCAATCCTGCCTGAGTATGGGCAACTGTTTCTACCAATGCAACATCGGCGTGAAGAACTTCTTTAAGAATATCTTTGGCGTAACCCGTTGTTCCTACTCCAAGAATTTCAAGAGTAGCGCCTTGCGCTTCAACTTGTTTCTGAAGCGAGCCAAGTATATCTATACAATCTTCGATTGGATTTCCCTTGGAAAGCTGGTAAGCTTTTACCATCACCTGTTTATCAAGCGAGACCAAAGCAGCTTTTGTAGAAGTAGAGCCGCCGTCAATTCCTATGAAACCACGTACAACTTCACCGGGCTTGAACTGATGCGGAGTGAATTTTGGAACTTTATATTTTTCTTTGAATGCAACAAGTTCTTCGGGAGATTTGGAAAGTCCTGTAGTATTTCCAACTGTGTTCAGTTTCTTTTCAGCTTCACGGCCGAATTGAATATAGTGTTCAAGACCTTTATAACCTTTATAAATTCCAATGTTATCTTCTTCATCTTTACCGAATTCAACTGCGCCAATACAGGCAAAGTATTGAGCGTTATCAGGTACTCGAATAAGCTCTTCAATAGGTTTATCTGGTACAACAATTTTTCGCTCTTCCCAGATTTTTGGAATATTCGAGCGCCAGCAGTCAATCATTCCTTTTATGAATGTATTGGGTCCGCCGAGCAGAAGCACTTCAGGCTTAAGTGTATGTCCGCGTGTAAGCACGGAAATATTTTGCTGTATGATGGATTCAAAAAGAGATGCCATAAGCTCATCGGCAGGTACACCGGATTTTTGCAGACCGTTAATATCGGTCTCTGCAAATACTCCGCACTTCCCTGCAACGGGATGAAGGCGAAGACCTTCGTAGCCCATGTTACAAAGTTCTGCAGTCGGGATTTTCAGCTTGGCATTAATTTTATCTATAACCGCGCCTGTACCCCCTGCGCATTTGTCATTCATCGAAGGGATTTTTTTCTTCTTCCCTGTTTCAGCATCTTCTTTAAAGATGATAATTTTAGCATCCTGTCCGCCAAGCTCAATGACGGATAATGTATTTGGATATAATTTTTCAACGGCAAGCGAAACTGCATTCACTTCCTGTACAAACTTTGCTCCTATGTGTTTACCGATGTTAGAGCCGCCGGAACCAGTTATGAAAATACGGACATCGGAAGGATTGGAAATTTTACAATCCTCTTCCATTTTTTTAAGAAGCTCAAGTGATTTTTCCGGCTGTTTAGTATCGTGCCTTTGATAATCAGACCAGATAATTTTATCTGTTACAGCATCAATAACAATTCCTTTTACAGTAGTAGAACCAACGTCAAAACCGATATAAAATTTAGGCATGTTTGTAATAAAATTTTTAATCAGAATCTATCGCATCAAAAACTTGTTTAACAATTTTAGGATGCAATATTTTTCCAGAGTGAAATGGTACTACAACTCTGATTCCATTTTTAAAATAAATTCTGTGACTTCCTTTTGTTCTTTGAAGTTCAAATCCTACTTTAAGCAAAAGATCTTCTGCATCCTTTGCTGTTAACCTTGGAAGCTTAGCCAACTTTAGCCTCGTAATAACCAGTTAGAATTTCTTTGCTTGATAATTCGCTAAGTTCTTCAGGTGTTAAAGTTTCCAGGTATAAATCTATGGCTTCTTTAATATTAGCATAAACTTCATCCAGTGTTTCACCCTGTGTCTGACATCCTTTTAACTCAGGGCAATAAGCATAATAACCATGCTGATCTTTTTCTATAACTGTACTAAATTTTACACTCATAGTTTTTATTTATTAATAATTTTAACCTTCAACTAATGTTTCTTTTACCGTAGTCTTTATTCCTTCAGCTTTCATAATTTCAGCAACATCAAGAATGAAGTTTGCGCCGATTCCTGCAATACCGTGTCTGTGTGAAACTTTAAAGAAAGGCTTTTGCAGGTCCTCTCTTGTTTCAACAAATGCTTTTATTTCTTCTATTGAGTATCTTGTTTTAGCAAGGCATTCGTTATATTCAATTTTTGCTTTTGCTTTAGCTTCACCGAGAGCCATTTGGACTCTTGAGTGTGCGTTAACATCTCCTTCACCTGAAGTTTCTATAGGAAGGAATATCATATCTTTGTAAACAGATGTAACAACTGACTGAACTCCGTCAGATTGTGTCGAAGGCATACAGCCAAACGGCTTCAATGAAAGCACCATATGGCAAAGATGATTTATTGTATAATAAATACTTTTCCCGACTTCAAGATGGCCTTCGCCGCCTTCTACTCTTGTATTATAAAATTTATGAGCAAGGTCTTTCAGCACTTGCTGGTCAACGATTTCATGGGGCATATTATCAAAAGCTTTACGAACTCTGTTATATTCTCTGGTAAATATTTTTTCAGCTAATCCAAGGATGAACATATTCTGCTTGAACTTCTTTTTCAATAAGAACTTTTCTTTCATTGATAAGTTTTCGTTGAGGTCTTTTGCAAGGTCTAAACCTTTTTCATCTTTGTTAACTTCTTTTGCCTGGTGCAGCATGTATAAAATCCAAGTGGCAATCGGCTCAACTAAAAGCTGTGCGCCTTCCCTTTCCAGGAAAGGAAACATATTAAAATTACCGTCGCCTTCAGTTGTCTGCGCCCAGAATTCACCTGTGATTTTCACAATCGGTTTCATTCTGGTCCTGTCAACTTTTATAGCATTAAATTTTTCTTTTATTTCATAGACTGTCTCTAAATAATAATCACCGAGTATCTGGTCAATAAATTTAGAAACATAGTCTGAAGATGGAATGAACGAAAGAAGTTTTCCTAACTTCGTATTGAAATTGAAATACTGTTTTGATTTGAATTTATGATAAAGCATGTCAATCGATTCTTCCATGACTTTATCTGTTTCACCTTTATTAACTTCGTATGGTCTTATCTGGTAAGCTATATCGTTTATTAAATCTCCGATCATCATTGCATTGAGAAGACCAAGAAAGAAATCAAGATTCATTTCAAGTCCTGCTTCAGCTTCTTCCTGTGAGAGTCCGCCTGTTTGCTGGAAGATAATAACTCTGAATCCATCAAAGCCGGAATTTCTTAAAGCTAAACGATACTCAGCTTCGTACATTCCGAAGCGGCAGGGACCGCAGGCGCCGGCAGTGAAGAATACATAATTTTGTTTAATATCATCTTTGGAAAGACCTTTGTTTTCTAGTCCCTGCAAGTGCTGAACAAGATTTCCTACTGTGAAATACGTAGGATTGCACTGGCCGTTATTGCCGTATTCTTTGCCAAGCTGAAATGCTTTTTTATCGGGAGTAGCAACGTACTCGGTTTTGTATCCGAGTCCTTCAAGAGCGCCTTGAATAAGTTTTTCGTGTTTCCATGTTAAGCCGCCGAAAAGTATAGTTGTATTTTCTCTGTCGCTTTTTTTGAAAGCGTGTTCGAAAGGACGTTTGAAGTGATCTATTTTTTTTGCTTCGACTCCATATTCTTTTTCAAGTCTCTGCTTTTCTTTTATTAAAAGTTCTTGTACTAAATCTTCAGTGTTTAATTCTTTTTCGTGGAACTTGATCTCTGATGAAGGAATGACAGTTGGCATAATTTTAGAATTAAAGTTTACACTAAAAAAAAGTTGAAATAATTTTGGAGCTTTTTATTGCGCTCTCTATTGTGGCAGGAAGACCTGTATTGGTCCAGTCCCCCGCTATAAAAAAATTTTGTATTGCTGTTTTTTGATTAGGTCTTTCGTTAATACTGTCGTTATCCGGAATAAATGTTGCGCGTTTCTCTTTTATAATTTTATAATCTTTAACTTTTAATTCATCGAATCCTTTTAAGCACTTAAATAATTCAGACAAACAATTTTTGTAAATCGTTTCATTTGATTCATCGGTTAATTCGTCTAAGAAATCCGATGCGCTTATAACTAAAGATAGATGTTTGGGGTTTCTTTTGAAAATCCACTGAACTTTCGTTCCGATAAGACCTGTCATCCCGAACGAATTATTTTTCAATAAATCGGAAGGGACTTCATTTTCAAAGAACAAATGAAGGGAAATTATAGATGATGAATGTAAATTGCCCCTGCCCTTAAAATATTGATTATAATCGTTAATTTCAAATAATTCTTTAAATCTGAAAAACGGAACTGCAGAAATATAATAATCAGATTTTACTTTATTTCCTGACTCTGTAAGTGCAAAATCTATTTCGTTATCTTTAAATACTAGCTTTGATATCTTTTCCTTTTCAAAAATTTTAATATTGTTCTTTTCAAAGTAGGTTAATGCATCATCAATAAAAAGCTCATTTAAGTTTACCTTAGGTATGACAAGATTTGAGAATGACTTTTTCGAAAATCCGTTCTTTAAAATTTCAAGAAAGGTTTTACAATTAATATTTTCAGGCTTTGCATTAAACACTGCAAGTATAAACGGCTCCCAGAAATATTTTATAAGAGTCGAAGTTTGTTTTACAACCTTCAACAGTTCTGCTACATTATCTAGTTTCTCTA
The genomic region above belongs to Bacteroidota bacterium and contains:
- a CDS encoding CoA activase, whose amino-acid sequence is MPKFYIGFDVGSTTVKGIVIDAVTDKIIWSDYQRHDTKQPEKSLELLKKMEEDCKISNPSDVRIFITGSGGSNIGKHIGAKFVQEVNAVSLAVEKLYPNTLSVIELGGQDAKIIIFKEDAETGKKKKIPSMNDKCAGGTGAVIDKINAKLKIPTAELCNMGYEGLRLHPVAGKCGVFAETDINGLQKSGVPADELMASLFESIIQQNISVLTRGHTLKPEVLLLGGPNTFIKGMIDCWRSNIPKIWEERKIVVPDKPIEELIRVPDNAQYFACIGAVEFGKDEEDNIGIYKGYKGLEHYIQFGREAEKKLNTVGNTTGLSKSPEELVAFKEKYKVPKFTPHQFKPGEVVRGFIGIDGGSTSTKAALVSLDKQVMVKAYQLSKGNPIEDCIDILGSLQKQVEAQGATLEILGVGTTGYAKDILKEVLHADVALVETVAHTQAGLHFYPETDVICDVGGQDIKIIILNQGRVVDFKLNTQCSAGNGYFLQSTAQGFGYEVEEFANVAFSATTFPTFGYGCAVFMQSDIVDFQRQGWKAEEIMAGLANVLPKNIWLYVSQIPNLAKLGSTFVLQGGTQHNLAAVKSQVDFIEERFKGSGITPNIYVHRHTGEAGAIGCGIEAARLYHNGHRTEFIGLEKVSQILYKTTRSEDTRCYFCKNKCLRTFIDVKTDNIAPEVFEEEKRKFVELNIIQPEKIVNPKSKVPMEDGIQRLIIATCEKGTVEDIADMKGIKSGLDTIKKANPNIVDEAATKVWMTFKPPIVKDTDEDVRNQVYKSPLKKLLKNKSSEEEISKRLEQIAKREKIVIGIPRLLNMYSHTPFFTAYFEALGIKPGNFVFSEYTSEEMYKAGAKRGSIDPCFPSKVAIPHIHNLVYVQNKKKKLDFIFAPIVDTMPSDLEYAQAHTACPTITATIEAAKAAFTKEGDLFKESGLEYLCPFIQLNSEQLTARQLFNEFKDRLGLSEEENRRAVKEGFKAFYKFYEDLKTKSKEVLTQLENEDRIGIVLLGRPYHNDPGINHEILEEFQKLGYPVFFQDALPTDDETLDKLFGDDVRSGLLRSPMDIDDVWKNSYSENTSRKVWAAKYTARHPNLVALELSSFKCGHDAPIYTVVQEIVESSGTPYFSFKDIDENKPTGAIKIRIETISYFLKRYREDMVTNKNKVMTIEEKLKEYEMKIRRQLELGKKLSKLADENGNGSMFPKPHREIEINIPERFKKKELSEVE
- a CDS encoding oleate hydratase is translated as MKLVTVIGGGLAGLSSAVFLNKKGYNVQLFESSPKLGGRAYSFYDREKNLYFDNGQHILAGWYENTFEYLKAIGSYDKLDFQSNLEVNFYDNNKNSYNLKTYNLPAPFNLLFGLLNFKALSFSDKLSVLKIYKIFTDKSLEKLDNVAELLKVVKQTSTLIKYFWEPFILAVFNAKPENINCKTFLEILKNGFSKKSFSNLVIPKVNLNELFIDDALTYFEKNNIKIFEKEKISKLVFKDNEIDFALTESGNKVKSDYYISAVPFFRFKELFEINDYNQYFKGRGNLHSSSIISLHLFFENEVPSDLLKNNSFGMTGLIGTKVQWIFKRNPKHLSLVISASDFLDELTDESNETIYKNCLSELFKCLKGFDELKVKDYKIIKEKRATFIPDNDSINERPNQKTAIQNFFIAGDWTNTGLPATIESAIKSSKIISTFF
- a CDS encoding type II toxin-antitoxin system HicB family antitoxin is translated as MSVKFSTVIEKDQHGYYAYCPELKGCQTQGETLDEVYANIKEAIDLYLETLTPEELSELSSKEILTGYYEAKVG
- a CDS encoding type II toxin-antitoxin system HicA family toxin, giving the protein MAKLPRLTAKDAEDLLLKVGFELQRTKGSHRIYFKNGIRVVVPFHSGKILHPKIVKQVFDAIDSD
- a CDS encoding activator of (R)-2-hydroxyglutaryl-CoA dehydratase, translating into MPTVIPSSEIKFHEKELNTEDLVQELLIKEKQRLEKEYGVEAKKIDHFKRPFEHAFKKSDRENTTILFGGLTWKHEKLIQGALEGLGYKTEYVATPDKKAFQLGKEYGNNGQCNPTYFTVGNLVQHLQGLENKGLSKDDIKQNYVFFTAGACGPCRFGMYEAEYRLALRNSGFDGFRVIIFQQTGGLSQEEAEAGLEMNLDFFLGLLNAMMIGDLINDIAYQIRPYEVNKGETDKVMEESIDMLYHKFKSKQYFNFNTKLGKLLSFIPSSDYVSKFIDQILGDYYLETVYEIKEKFNAIKVDRTRMKPIVKITGEFWAQTTEGDGNFNMFPFLEREGAQLLVEPIATWILYMLHQAKEVNKDEKGLDLAKDLNENLSMKEKFLLKKKFKQNMFILGLAEKIFTREYNRVRKAFDNMPHEIVDQQVLKDLAHKFYNTRVEGGEGHLEVGKSIYYTINHLCHMVLSLKPFGCMPSTQSDGVQSVVTSVYKDMIFLPIETSGEGDVNAHSRVQMALGEAKAKAKIEYNECLAKTRYSIEEIKAFVETREDLQKPFFKVSHRHGIAGIGANFILDVAEIMKAEGIKTTVKETLVEG